Proteins found in one Paenibacillus borealis genomic segment:
- a CDS encoding sugar phosphate nucleotidyltransferase yields the protein MKLVLLSGGSGKRLWPLSNDSRSKQFLKVLESPAGEPESMVQRVWRQLQETGMAESSYLATGRSQVEMIQSQLGGEVPIIVEPERRDTFPAIALTAAYLYSVAGVSPSETVAILPVDPYVESSFFDTVLQLESTMLESGANLALMGVVPEHASEKYGYIIPTSAEAGASGYLQVSHFQEKPDRKQAEELISRNALWNCGVFAFRLGYLLDILQRKGLPLNYEELQKQYKLLASISFDYEVVEKEENIVVQPYAGFWKDLGTWNTLTEEMTSNHVGKGFVTADSEGTCLINELDIPITVIGAKDLIIAASPDGILVTHKAESPRIKEVLKSFEQRPMYEERRWGHYKVIDYVKYAEGNEVLTKRIFISEGKNISYQLHHKRSEIWTIVSGEASIVLNEKMHNVKAGDVVRIPEGTKHAILALTDMEFIEVQTGSELVEEDNIRITLDWEDIALQQFIS from the coding sequence ATGAAACTAGTACTTCTATCAGGCGGTTCTGGTAAACGGCTCTGGCCTTTGTCCAATGATTCACGTTCGAAGCAATTTCTGAAAGTACTGGAAAGCCCGGCAGGTGAACCGGAATCCATGGTACAGCGGGTATGGAGACAGCTGCAGGAGACAGGGATGGCAGAATCTTCATATCTGGCTACCGGCCGCAGCCAGGTAGAGATGATTCAGAGTCAACTGGGCGGCGAGGTGCCGATTATCGTTGAGCCGGAGCGGCGCGATACCTTTCCCGCCATTGCACTGACAGCAGCTTACCTGTATTCGGTCGCTGGTGTGTCACCAAGCGAGACCGTAGCCATCCTGCCTGTCGATCCTTATGTGGAGTCATCCTTCTTCGATACCGTACTGCAGCTGGAGAGCACGATGCTGGAGAGCGGCGCCAATCTGGCGCTGATGGGCGTAGTGCCTGAGCATGCTTCCGAGAAATACGGCTATATCATTCCCACCAGCGCCGAAGCTGGAGCGAGCGGTTATTTGCAGGTCAGCCACTTCCAGGAGAAGCCGGACCGCAAGCAGGCCGAGGAGCTGATCAGCCGGAACGCACTCTGGAACTGCGGCGTGTTCGCTTTCCGTCTGGGGTATCTGCTGGATATTCTGCAGCGCAAAGGGCTGCCGCTGAATTATGAGGAACTGCAGAAGCAGTACAAACTGCTGGCTTCCATCAGCTTCGACTACGAAGTGGTGGAGAAGGAAGAGAATATCGTGGTTCAGCCGTACGCCGGATTCTGGAAGGACCTGGGTACCTGGAACACTCTGACCGAGGAAATGACCAGCAATCATGTCGGTAAAGGCTTCGTGACTGCAGATTCCGAAGGTACTTGCCTGATCAACGAACTGGACATTCCGATCACCGTGATCGGAGCGAAGGATCTGATTATCGCCGCCAGCCCGGACGGAATTCTGGTTACGCATAAGGCAGAGAGCCCGCGCATTAAGGAAGTGCTGAAGTCTTTTGAACAAAGACCGATGTACGAAGAACGCCGCTGGGGCCACTACAAGGTTATTGACTACGTGAAATATGCGGAAGGCAATGAGGTGCTGACGAAGCGTATCTTCATCTCCGAAGGCAAGAACATCAGCTATCAGCTGCATCACAAACGCAGTGAAATCTGGACTATTGTCAGCGGTGAAGCCAGCATTGTGCTGAATGAGAAAATGCATAATGTGAAGGCAGGGGATGTCGTACGGATACCGGAAGGCACCAAGCATGCGATCCTGGCGTTGACAGATATGGAATTTATCGAAGTGCAGACCGGCTCTGAGCTGGTGGAGGAAGATAACATCCGAATCACCTTGGATTGGGAAGATATCGCCTTACAGCAATTCATTTCTTAG
- a CDS encoding PA14 domain-containing protein, whose protein sequence is MKTYRKSRLLCTVLSLALLLTAVPLGLGGMPSTVEAASSSKAPVNPEASTEAVRLLNDLYSITGKGIITGQHDYLESPDEFSNKLKGTSGQYAALHGYELGVISGQSESTAAAQRRNVVNSAINWYKGGGIVAMTFHENLPGTAYLWSNVQKPLSQAEFNKYITPGTTQYTALIADLDKVAVSLKSLRDAGVPVLWRPYHEMNGDWFWWGKKNNFAQLWNIMYDRFVNVHKLNNLLWVWNPNAPNAWSDPYELTYPGADKVDVLAADIYENDYMNKYHDSLLSLANGKPIAIGENGQMPSTAKLQLSQKNWVYMMSWGKMLYETNTDATIKSFMSDSYTLTRDDYKAGAFAAATPTPTPKPTATPTPVPTATPTPVPTATPTPVPTATSTPVPTATPTPVPTATPTPVPTATPTPVPIATPIPVPDSNDSVSAPLQNGLQGEYYKNMTLSGTPVLVRNDALLNFNWRQAAPDATLGVDNFSIRWTGQIKPSFSETYQIITTSDDGIRVYINGTAVIDSWTKQSGTERTGSITLQAGQLYDIKVEYYENAGDANIRLMWQSPSQAKATVPTSALFVNTAASSASKAALAAPAVTATPAPTATPLPVSTPTATPVPTATPVPTAPTPAPTPVPTPAPTPTPTPVPTATPTPVPTATPTAAPTAAPAPAAAPENLTAPAANGLVGEYFNNMTLSGAPAVVRTDAVLDFNWRQGTPDAAIGIDFFSVRWSGKIKPLYTETYQIYTTSDDGIRVRINGELVIDSWMKQSGTERTGSISLEAGQLYDIQVEYYENQGDARARLMWESPSQVKATVPSSALFLPSAS, encoded by the coding sequence TTGAAAACTTACCGTAAGTCTCGTTTGCTGTGCACCGTGCTGTCTCTGGCCCTTTTGTTGACTGCAGTCCCTCTGGGACTCGGCGGCATGCCTTCAACCGTAGAAGCGGCATCTAGTTCCAAAGCACCCGTTAATCCGGAGGCTTCAACCGAAGCTGTCAGATTGCTGAACGATCTGTATTCCATCACAGGAAAAGGCATTATCACAGGACAACATGACTATCTGGAAAGTCCGGACGAATTCAGCAACAAGCTGAAGGGAACCAGCGGACAATATGCTGCTCTTCACGGCTATGAGCTGGGTGTAATCAGCGGCCAATCGGAGAGCACAGCAGCGGCGCAGCGCAGAAATGTTGTGAACAGCGCAATCAACTGGTATAAGGGCGGCGGCATTGTAGCCATGACTTTTCATGAGAATCTGCCCGGCACCGCATACCTCTGGTCCAATGTTCAGAAACCGCTGAGCCAGGCGGAATTCAATAAATATATCACTCCCGGTACAACACAGTACACTGCATTAATTGCAGATCTGGACAAAGTGGCAGTTTCACTTAAAAGTCTGCGGGATGCTGGTGTTCCCGTACTCTGGAGACCTTACCATGAAATGAACGGTGACTGGTTCTGGTGGGGGAAGAAAAATAACTTTGCTCAGCTTTGGAATATTATGTATGACCGTTTCGTGAACGTTCATAAATTAAACAACCTGCTGTGGGTATGGAATCCTAATGCACCGAATGCCTGGTCCGATCCTTATGAGCTGACCTATCCGGGAGCCGACAAGGTGGATGTACTGGCAGCAGATATATATGAGAATGATTATATGAATAAATACCACGACAGCCTGCTCAGCCTTGCGAATGGCAAACCGATTGCCATTGGCGAGAATGGACAAATGCCGAGTACGGCAAAGTTGCAGCTCTCCCAGAAAAATTGGGTATATATGATGAGCTGGGGAAAAATGCTGTACGAAACCAACACAGATGCTACCATCAAAAGCTTCATGAGCGACAGCTACACTTTGACCCGCGATGATTATAAAGCAGGCGCATTTGCGGCTGCAACACCGACACCAACGCCGAAACCAACGGCAACGCCGACGCCGGTACCAACGGCAACGCCAACGCCGGTACCAACGGCAACGCCAACACCGGTACCAACGGCAACGTCAACGCCGGTACCAACGGCAACGCCGACACCGGTACCAACAGCAACGCCAACGCCGGTACCAACAGCAACGCCAACGCCGGTACCAATAGCTACGCCGATTCCGGTACCTGACTCCAATGACTCTGTGTCGGCCCCCTTACAGAATGGTCTTCAAGGGGAGTACTACAAGAACATGACGCTGTCAGGGACTCCGGTTCTGGTCCGGAATGATGCGCTGCTGAATTTTAACTGGCGGCAGGCAGCACCGGATGCCACGCTTGGCGTGGATAACTTCTCCATCCGCTGGACCGGACAGATCAAACCGTCTTTCAGTGAAACCTATCAAATTATCACTACTTCTGATGATGGTATCCGTGTCTATATTAACGGCACTGCTGTAATTGACAGCTGGACCAAACAGAGCGGTACCGAGCGTACAGGAAGCATAACCCTGCAAGCAGGTCAGCTGTATGATATCAAAGTTGAGTATTACGAGAATGCCGGCGATGCCAATATCCGTCTGATGTGGCAGAGCCCAAGCCAGGCCAAAGCAACTGTTCCTACAAGCGCGTTATTCGTGAACACGGCTGCTTCGTCAGCCAGCAAGGCAGCTTTGGCTGCTCCGGCTGTGACTGCAACACCAGCACCAACAGCAACGCCATTACCAGTATCAACACCAACAGCAACACCGGTGCCAACAGCAACACCGGTGCCAACAGCACCGACACCGGCACCAACGCCGGTGCCAACACCGGCGCCAACACCGACACCAACGCCAGTGCCAACAGCAACACCAACGCCGGTGCCAACAGCAACTCCAACTGCTGCACCGACAGCAGCTCCAGCGCCGGCTGCCGCACCGGAGAATCTTACGGCTCCGGCGGCGAACGGGCTGGTTGGGGAATATTTCAATAATATGACGTTGTCCGGTGCTCCGGCAGTGGTACGTACCGATGCCGTGCTTGACTTCAACTGGCGTCAGGGCACGCCGGATGCCGCAATCGGCATTGACTTCTTCTCTGTCCGCTGGAGCGGTAAGATCAAGCCGTTATACACTGAGACTTATCAGATTTATACAACTTCAGATGACGGCATCCGCGTACGCATTAATGGTGAGCTTGTAATTGACAGCTGGATGAAGCAGAGCGGGACCGAACGTACAGGAAGCATAAGCCTGGAAGCAGGTCAGCTATATGATATTCAAGTCGAATATTACGAGAATCAGGGAGATGCCAGAGCGCGCCTGATGTGGGAGAGCCCAAGCCAGGTCAAGGCAACAGTTCCCTCGAGCGCATTGTTTCTTCCTTCCGCTTCCTAA
- a CDS encoding glycosyl hydrolase: MNTYRKYRLYTTIIPIILILSLLPWGEARSLPVARTVNTPAAPVKPVNPSASKEAAALLSYLADLSGKGMISGQHDYLESPDEFNNKLKNASGQYAVLHGYELGAINNQSKETIAKQRQAVVNSAIKWHKGGGIVAMTFHQNLPGTSPEWNNVKMNLSQAKFDAYVTPGTPQYKALIAELDEVAGYLGELRDAGVPVLWRPYHEMNGNWFWWGQKDNFAKLWDIVYERMVNTHKLNNLLWVWNPNAPNEWAEAYSNYYPGAAKVDILAADIYNNDFKQSYYENLLKLADGKPIGIGESGELPDPVILSQTQSKWVYTMTWGKMLLENNNLQKIQSFMSNKYTVSRDDYKLALGAQMNALAAASRNGLQGQYFGNAELSGKPLLTRNDNKIDFNWHGDSPAPGIGKDSFSVRWTGKIKPVYSEKYTFTASSDDGIRVWIGGKLVIDSWKKQSGVSREGSITLTAATAYDIKVEYYENHGDASVRLMWKSPRQKQTVIPQNALTLP, encoded by the coding sequence TTGAACACTTACCGAAAGTACAGGCTATATACAACAATTATTCCGATCATCCTTATCCTTTCACTTCTGCCATGGGGGGAGGCGCGCAGTCTTCCTGTAGCGCGTACCGTCAACACTCCTGCCGCTCCCGTCAAACCCGTGAATCCCTCCGCTTCCAAGGAAGCTGCCGCACTGTTAAGTTATCTTGCCGATCTCAGCGGCAAAGGTATGATCTCCGGCCAGCATGATTATCTGGAGAGTCCTGATGAATTCAATAATAAGCTCAAAAATGCAAGCGGACAGTATGCCGTTCTGCACGGCTACGAACTGGGAGCTATCAATAACCAGTCCAAGGAGACCATTGCCAAGCAGCGCCAGGCTGTCGTAAACAGTGCTATTAAGTGGCACAAGGGCGGAGGCATTGTAGCAATGACCTTCCACCAGAATCTGCCGGGGACCTCGCCGGAATGGAATAATGTGAAAATGAACCTGAGCCAGGCCAAATTCGACGCCTACGTCACTCCCGGAACACCCCAGTACAAAGCCCTGATTGCAGAGCTGGATGAGGTTGCCGGATATTTGGGTGAGCTGCGGGATGCAGGGGTGCCGGTCCTATGGCGGCCGTATCATGAAATGAACGGCAACTGGTTCTGGTGGGGACAGAAGGATAACTTCGCCAAGCTGTGGGACATTGTGTACGAGCGTATGGTCAATACGCATAAACTCAATAATCTGCTGTGGGTATGGAATCCGAATGCACCGAATGAATGGGCAGAGGCTTACAGCAATTATTATCCGGGTGCCGCTAAGGTAGATATCCTGGCAGCCGATATTTATAACAATGATTTTAAGCAATCGTATTACGAGAACCTGCTGAAGCTGGCCGACGGCAAACCTATCGGCATCGGCGAGAGCGGAGAGCTTCCAGACCCTGTCATATTGTCTCAAACCCAGAGTAAATGGGTATATACGATGACATGGGGGAAAATGCTGCTCGAAAATAATAATCTCCAGAAAATTCAAAGTTTCATGAGCAATAAGTACACCGTATCAAGGGATGATTACAAGCTGGCTCTGGGCGCTCAGATGAATGCACTCGCTGCGGCGTCGCGTAACGGCCTCCAGGGACAGTATTTCGGCAATGCGGAGCTGTCCGGCAAACCGCTGCTTACGCGCAATGATAACAAGATTGACTTCAACTGGCATGGAGACTCACCGGCACCGGGAATCGGCAAGGACTCTTTTTCCGTACGATGGACCGGTAAGATTAAGCCAGTCTACAGCGAAAAGTATACTTTTACAGCCTCTTCGGATGACGGTATCCGTGTGTGGATTGGCGGCAAGCTGGTCATTGACAGCTGGAAGAAGCAAAGCGGTGTCAGCCGGGAAGGAAGTATAACTCTCACAGCCGCAACAGCCTACGATATTAAAGTGGAGTATTATGAGAATCACGGTGATGCAAGCGTCCGTTTGATGTGGAAGAGCCCACGCCAGAAACAGACGGTGATTCCCCAGAACGCGCTGACTCTTCCTTGA
- a CDS encoding UDP-glucose dehydrogenase family protein, producing the protein MKLAVIGTGYVGLVSGVCFTLNGNHVICVDKDEAKIEKLNRMESPIYEPGIEALIEMNLREGRLSFSADLKDSVRRSDIVILAVGTPSLPGGEADLRYIEGAAIEIAQAMEGYKIIMTKSTVPVGTNEKIRNIIAMHTNHPFDIVSAPEFLREGSAIRDTLHPDRIVIGLDNPQLEPTMRQLHQGFTDNVFVTDIRSAEMIKYASNAFLATKISFINEIANICEKVGADVTEVAEGMGMDRRIGSTFLQAGIGYGGSCFPKDTNALIQIAGNVDYEFKLLKSVVEVNKGQRFMIISKLHESLGSLRGAVIGIWGLAFKPNTDDVREAPAREIVEALVAEGATVKLYDPIAAENFRAQYDHPQLRWCGLAEEAAEGSDAVCLLTDWSQFKDIDLHLLAKSMRRQVLIDGRNVYTKEQIEGTGLEYHSVGRPQMGGLSGFSASVAGAI; encoded by the coding sequence ATGAAACTCGCAGTAATCGGTACCGGCTATGTAGGTCTTGTCTCAGGTGTATGCTTCACCCTTAACGGTAATCATGTCATCTGTGTCGATAAGGATGAGGCGAAGATTGAGAAGCTGAACCGGATGGAATCACCCATCTATGAGCCGGGCATTGAGGCGCTGATTGAAATGAATCTCCGCGAGGGCAGGCTGAGCTTCTCGGCCGATCTTAAGGATTCGGTCCGCCGCTCCGACATCGTCATTCTTGCAGTAGGTACTCCCTCACTGCCGGGCGGTGAAGCAGATTTAAGGTATATCGAAGGGGCAGCCATTGAGATAGCCCAGGCGATGGAAGGCTACAAGATCATCATGACCAAGTCGACCGTTCCGGTAGGCACCAATGAGAAAATCCGCAATATTATTGCGATGCATACGAATCATCCCTTCGATATTGTCTCCGCCCCTGAGTTCCTCCGTGAAGGCTCCGCGATCCGCGACACACTTCACCCCGACCGGATCGTAATCGGACTCGACAATCCTCAGCTTGAGCCGACGATGCGCCAGCTGCATCAGGGCTTCACGGATAATGTATTCGTCACGGATATCCGCAGCGCCGAGATGATCAAATATGCTTCAAATGCGTTCCTGGCCACGAAGATATCGTTCATTAACGAGATTGCTAACATTTGCGAAAAAGTGGGAGCTGATGTAACCGAAGTGGCAGAAGGCATGGGGATGGACCGGAGAATCGGATCTACCTTCCTGCAGGCCGGCATCGGTTATGGAGGCTCCTGTTTCCCGAAAGACACCAATGCGCTGATCCAGATCGCCGGCAACGTGGACTACGAGTTCAAACTGCTGAAATCGGTTGTTGAGGTCAACAAAGGCCAGCGCTTCATGATTATCTCCAAGCTGCATGAGTCGCTGGGCAGCCTGCGCGGTGCGGTCATCGGCATCTGGGGCTTAGCCTTTAAGCCGAACACCGATGATGTGCGCGAAGCCCCAGCCCGTGAGATTGTTGAAGCGCTGGTTGCCGAAGGCGCAACCGTGAAGCTCTATGATCCGATTGCCGCTGAGAACTTCAGAGCGCAATACGATCATCCGCAGCTCCGCTGGTGCGGGCTGGCGGAAGAAGCTGCCGAAGGCAGCGATGCGGTATGCCTCCTCACCGACTGGAGCCAGTTCAAGGATATCGATCTGCATCTGCTGGCGAAGAGCATGCGCCGCCAAGTGTTGATCGACGGCCGCAACGTCTATACCAAAGAGCAGATCGAGGGCACCGGCCTGGAGTATCATTCCGTCGGCCGCCCGCAGATGGGCGGCCTTAGCGGATTCTCCGCCAGCGTTGCCGGCGCGATTTAA